Proteins encoded together in one uncultured Sphaerochaeta sp. window:
- a CDS encoding sugar ABC transporter permease, whose amino-acid sequence MKQQKLRMSRRKDYIGMIFVAPWLIGFLAFKAFPLILSTFLSFTQYRIISAPTFVAFENFKMAFLSPDFWNSLKVSFAYVLLTVPSRLIFSLFIAYILSSKVKGIGIFRSIYYIPSLMGGSVAVAILWQYMFMEKGMINAFLGMLHLPQPTWLAGSYTALFVISILKLWQFGSTMVVFLAALKNIPIALVEAAQVDGATRKRTFWSIIIPYITPVIFFNMLTNLVTAFQEFNSPYVITAGGPSKATELMSLLIYNNAFKYLKMGYSSALSIILFTVITIVTVLLFKSSNHWVTYQD is encoded by the coding sequence ATGAAACAACAAAAGTTACGAATGAGCCGAAGGAAGGACTACATTGGTATGATCTTTGTAGCTCCTTGGCTTATTGGATTTTTAGCTTTTAAAGCATTTCCCTTGATTCTTTCAACTTTTCTTTCCTTTACACAATATCGAATCATTTCCGCACCTACTTTTGTTGCTTTTGAAAACTTTAAAATGGCATTCTTAAGTCCAGATTTCTGGAATTCCCTAAAAGTTAGTTTTGCCTATGTACTTCTTACTGTACCTTCTAGGCTAATATTTTCTCTTTTTATTGCTTACATTCTAAGCTCAAAAGTAAAAGGAATTGGGATTTTTCGTTCTATCTACTACATTCCCTCATTGATGGGAGGGAGTGTCGCTGTAGCGATTTTATGGCAGTACATGTTCATGGAAAAAGGAATGATAAATGCGTTTCTCGGGATGTTGCATCTTCCTCAACCTACTTGGCTAGCCGGTTCTTATACAGCGTTATTTGTAATTAGTATTTTAAAATTATGGCAATTTGGATCTACAATGGTAGTGTTCCTTGCGGCTCTAAAGAATATTCCTATAGCCTTGGTTGAAGCGGCTCAGGTGGATGGTGCAACTAGGAAAAGAACATTCTGGTCAATAATTATCCCATATATTACTCCTGTAATTTTCTTCAATATGTTGACCAATCTTGTTACTGCATTTCAGGAATTCAATTCTCCATACGTAATTACAGCAGGTGGCCCAAGTAAGGCAACTGAACTAATGTCGCTGTTGATTTACAACAATGCTTTTAAATATTTGAAGATGGGCTATTCCAGTGCTTTGTCAATTATCTTGTTCACAGTCATCACTATTGTAACTGTTCTATTGTTTAAATCATCGAATCATTGGGTTACCTATCAGGATTAG
- a CDS encoding peroxiredoxin, translated as MDEVQNNATLPLIGDKAPAFHAVTTQGDINFPEDYKGKWVILFSHPADFTPVCTTEFMTFASMADEFKAMNTELIGLSIDSLYAHIAWLRKIQELEWNGMKGIEVKFPVIEDIKMDVAKKYGMVQSQSSTQAVRAVFIIDGEGVVRTIMYYPASTGRNFDEIKRVVLALQKADKEHIATPANWRPGQDVIIPTPGSCGTAKERMESKDENQYCLDWFLCFRKEKK; from the coding sequence ATGGACGAAGTACAGAATAATGCAACACTTCCTTTGATCGGAGACAAGGCTCCCGCCTTTCACGCAGTAACCACCCAGGGTGATATCAACTTTCCCGAAGATTACAAGGGGAAATGGGTTATCCTTTTCAGCCATCCCGCTGATTTTACCCCTGTCTGTACCACAGAGTTCATGACCTTTGCCTCCATGGCAGATGAGTTCAAGGCGATGAATACTGAGCTTATCGGTCTCTCCATCGATTCCCTATATGCACACATAGCTTGGTTGAGAAAGATTCAGGAGTTGGAATGGAACGGAATGAAGGGTATTGAGGTCAAGTTCCCGGTAATTGAGGATATCAAGATGGACGTTGCCAAGAAGTATGGCATGGTTCAGTCACAATCCTCCACCCAGGCAGTTCGTGCTGTATTCATCATCGATGGTGAAGGTGTGGTGAGGACCATTATGTACTATCCTGCCTCCACTGGCCGGAACTTTGATGAGATCAAGCGTGTGGTATTGGCCTTGCAGAAGGCTGACAAGGAGCATATCGCTACTCCCGCTAACTGGAGACCAGGGCAGGATGTCATCATCCCCACCCCAGGCTCATGCGGTACCGCCAAGGAGCGGATGGAAAGCAAGGATGAGAATCAATACTGCCTTGACTGGTTCCTCTGCTTCCGTAAAGAGAAGAAATAA
- a CDS encoding cupin domain-containing protein: MIETVYTYTKTDEKVIEKLVGDDQVMINHVVLNNGEALPEHYSDSNVYLTIARGTLSATFGDQEAHYYQGAIVNVPANTKMNIANTNEEPVEFFIVKAPHPRVYKEQ; this comes from the coding sequence ATGATTGAAACAGTATATACCTACACTAAAACCGACGAGAAAGTCATTGAAAAACTGGTGGGCGATGATCAGGTCATGATCAACCATGTGGTTCTGAACAATGGGGAAGCACTCCCGGAGCACTACAGTGATTCCAATGTCTATCTCACCATAGCACGAGGAACCCTCTCAGCTACCTTTGGCGATCAGGAAGCACACTACTATCAGGGTGCAATCGTGAATGTTCCAGCAAACACCAAGATGAATATCGCCAACACCAATGAGGAACCTGTTGAATTCTTTATTGTAAAAGCACCCCATCCAAGGGTATACAAGGAACAATAA
- a CDS encoding 4Fe-4S binding protein: MKKTIQRTVQVLFLGLFLFLLIRGKVQVWMGIFLLSLVLSLFFSRFYCGWICPINTLLKPITFLKKKFHVGSIKTPAFLKNGVLRILLLVVFLALMVLTLRSGKQLPVLPALVAIGGFLSLFFEEELWHHWLCPYGTILSLPSRAAKKRMVIDPDLCTNCGRCKRVCPSGAIVKDEKHRIIKNECLVCHECERACTKGAISYK; this comes from the coding sequence ATGAAGAAAACCATCCAGCGGACAGTACAGGTTCTTTTTCTTGGGCTCTTCCTTTTCTTGCTCATCAGGGGCAAGGTACAGGTGTGGATGGGAATCTTCCTCCTCTCACTTGTCCTCTCTCTCTTCTTCTCCCGGTTCTACTGTGGATGGATCTGTCCCATAAACACCCTCCTGAAACCAATCACCTTCCTGAAGAAGAAGTTTCATGTGGGCAGTATAAAAACACCGGCCTTCCTCAAGAACGGTGTGCTGAGGATCCTGCTATTGGTCGTCTTCCTGGCTCTTATGGTCTTGACCTTGCGCTCAGGCAAACAACTACCAGTGTTACCAGCACTAGTGGCCATTGGAGGCTTCCTCTCGCTCTTCTTTGAAGAAGAACTCTGGCATCATTGGCTTTGTCCCTATGGAACCATCCTTTCGCTCCCGAGCAGGGCAGCAAAAAAACGCATGGTGATCGATCCTGATCTTTGCACCAACTGTGGAAGGTGCAAGCGGGTCTGTCCTTCGGGGGCAATCGTGAAGGATGAGAAACATCGTATCATCAAGAACGAGTGCCTGGTCTGCCATGAATGTGAGCGGGCATGCACAAAGGGAGCCATCAGTTACAAATAA
- a CDS encoding ABC transporter substrate-binding protein, producing MKKKMVIGIAILIIATMVPVFAAGESETAASKPVTFMWWGNETRHAATNAAVDQYMAANPDKKVTTMPNPFDGYHDKIIIQLANGTAPDLFCFSTEWMAEVAYTKDPVLKNLYDLSDYIDLSEFSENLYKGGEINGRLLGLPTGISGWTYTYNINKLQEYVQKTGNPLPPGPGESWTFEEFIQYGKDFHDAMGPSSALIATTKDSLSHFLVHVLSEIAGAYYVNDQAQMQFTRSDLVETLNLFERMTDVGLLPAGRQQVESLSGTTVTTTNVAAGNWAGWYCWTSNVAENEDTSNSPVGIMAYPSLGRPEADGLFVRPAQFWAISRDSKNAEDAARLLNFIVNDPKSIAELELQRSVPPTEAGQKVLADMGVLSGPAYESTRYLMQSADSKYTPFILVAELTEALRNEYSKFIVGSQTVDKTADSLMSQFDSILSRIRKTNGIE from the coding sequence ATGAAAAAGAAGATGGTAATTGGTATAGCAATTTTAATTATTGCTACAATGGTGCCTGTGTTTGCTGCTGGAGAATCAGAGACTGCAGCATCAAAACCTGTGACGTTTATGTGGTGGGGGAATGAAACTCGTCATGCCGCTACAAACGCAGCCGTAGATCAATATATGGCAGCAAATCCTGATAAGAAAGTAACTACCATGCCAAACCCATTTGATGGTTATCATGATAAGATTATCATTCAATTAGCTAATGGAACTGCTCCAGACTTGTTTTGTTTTAGCACTGAATGGATGGCAGAGGTAGCATACACAAAGGATCCAGTTCTAAAGAATCTCTACGACCTTTCTGATTATATTGATTTATCAGAGTTTAGTGAGAATCTTTATAAAGGTGGTGAAATTAACGGTAGATTGTTAGGTCTTCCAACCGGAATCAGTGGTTGGACTTATACCTATAACATCAATAAGTTACAGGAATATGTACAGAAGACAGGTAATCCTCTTCCTCCTGGCCCAGGTGAGTCATGGACGTTCGAAGAATTTATTCAATATGGAAAAGATTTCCATGATGCAATGGGTCCATCTTCGGCATTGATTGCTACTACTAAAGATTCCCTTTCTCATTTCCTAGTTCATGTACTTAGTGAAATAGCAGGTGCTTATTATGTAAATGACCAAGCTCAGATGCAATTTACACGTTCTGATTTAGTGGAAACATTGAATTTGTTTGAAAGAATGACTGATGTTGGGTTGCTTCCAGCAGGTCGTCAGCAAGTTGAGTCTCTCTCCGGGACAACTGTAACTACTACAAATGTTGCAGCTGGTAATTGGGCTGGCTGGTATTGTTGGACGAGTAATGTGGCTGAGAATGAAGATACCTCAAATAGTCCTGTAGGAATTATGGCTTATCCGAGTTTAGGTAGACCAGAAGCCGATGGCTTATTTGTACGTCCAGCTCAGTTCTGGGCTATTTCGAGAGATTCTAAGAATGCAGAAGATGCTGCAAGATTGCTAAATTTCATTGTGAATGATCCAAAATCTATTGCAGAACTAGAATTGCAGCGTTCGGTACCTCCCACAGAAGCAGGACAGAAAGTGCTTGCAGATATGGGAGTACTCTCTGGACCAGCTTATGAAAGTACTAGATATTTAATGCAATCAGCTGATTCAAAGTATACTCCGTTTATTCTGGTGGCAGAGCTGACTGAAGCATTACGGAATGAGTATTCGAAATTTATTGTTGGAAGTCAGACAGTAGACAAGACAGCCGATTCTTTGATGTCACAATTTGATTCTATCTTGAGCAGAATTAGAAAGACTAATGGAATCGAGTAG
- a CDS encoding D-2-hydroxyacid dehydrogenase — MKISKNALVYVEYPQLYQKKLLNALTTAGYSVISVVPDNSEKNLNRALKALEYVEIAILGGVLPIQNLEHAPNLKWIHFDWVGIEKILTRAMFEGGRIITNGSGRNSICLAEHVFYFIFTLTYGTRDIFISQHDHHWGVNHLNPYSCLFNKTILIIGTGSIGTEIALRAKSFGMKTVGYSRTLKEHNSAYDRQESKQAGVDLASLITQADFIVLSVPLNTDTYHLIDASVFEKMKKTAYLINISRGAIVDEKALLEAVSTRQIAGAGCDTFENEPLDKSSPLWDLPTMVITPHSTPQSPLKFEQGIGVITENLKRLKNGEVLLNSQSCNDVLN; from the coding sequence ATGAAGATTAGTAAAAATGCTTTGGTATATGTGGAATACCCACAACTCTACCAAAAGAAATTGCTGAATGCTCTAACAACAGCAGGATATTCTGTAATTTCTGTGGTACCCGACAATTCTGAGAAAAACCTAAACAGAGCGCTTAAAGCCTTGGAATATGTTGAGATTGCAATTTTAGGGGGAGTATTACCGATTCAAAATCTTGAACATGCTCCAAACTTAAAATGGATCCATTTTGATTGGGTTGGTATAGAAAAAATACTTACACGGGCAATGTTCGAAGGAGGAAGAATAATTACTAATGGATCAGGAAGAAACTCAATTTGTTTAGCTGAACACGTTTTCTATTTCATTTTCACGCTTACCTATGGAACACGTGACATATTTATATCTCAGCATGACCATCATTGGGGAGTAAATCATCTAAATCCATATTCGTGCCTATTTAATAAAACTATACTCATTATAGGCACCGGGTCCATTGGAACAGAGATTGCCCTACGTGCAAAGTCTTTTGGTATGAAAACTGTCGGCTATAGCCGAACTTTGAAAGAACACAACTCGGCATATGACAGACAAGAAAGCAAGCAAGCTGGAGTTGATTTAGCTTCATTGATTACACAAGCAGATTTTATTGTACTCTCTGTACCTCTAAATACAGACACTTATCACTTGATTGATGCTTCAGTTTTCGAAAAGATGAAAAAGACTGCGTATTTGATAAACATATCCAGAGGCGCAATAGTTGATGAAAAGGCCCTTTTGGAAGCTGTCAGTACAAGACAAATAGCAGGGGCTGGTTGTGACACCTTTGAGAACGAACCATTGGACAAGAGTAGTCCATTATGGGATCTTCCCACCATGGTCATAACCCCACACAGCACTCCACAGAGTCCTTTGAAATTTGAACAAGGAATTGGAGTGATTACGGAAAACCTGAAGCGTCTGAAAAATGGAGAAGTTCTACTTAATTCACAATCATGTAATGATGTGTTGAATTAG
- a CDS encoding Crp/Fnr family transcriptional regulator encodes MDFFPSIENLRLFKGFDMEMLSSLFSGGGARLGSYSKGQMLYLQGQVCTTLDVVVTGKVSIQSVDEEGKVFKVQVLEPGDVWGATLLFSRYNHYPMTVVSEDNSAVLHLPKALVLDLCEARVEFLASLLELVSDRAHELSMTVTKLSALGLRESLLAYLQNLSVIQGSNTVVLPTSKKELAERLGFARTSLSRELASLVEEGLLSYSGRRVVLHISSQN; translated from the coding sequence ATGGATTTCTTTCCTTCAATTGAAAATCTTAGGCTGTTTAAGGGCTTTGATATGGAAATGCTCTCCTCCCTTTTTAGTGGAGGTGGGGCAAGACTGGGTTCCTATTCCAAGGGCCAGATGCTCTATCTGCAAGGACAGGTGTGTACCACGCTCGATGTGGTGGTAACAGGCAAGGTCTCCATCCAGAGTGTTGATGAGGAGGGGAAGGTTTTCAAGGTTCAGGTACTCGAACCAGGAGATGTATGGGGAGCGACCCTGCTGTTCAGTCGGTACAACCATTACCCAATGACGGTAGTCAGTGAAGATAATTCGGCTGTGTTGCACCTTCCCAAGGCACTGGTACTTGACCTCTGTGAGGCAAGGGTGGAATTCCTCGCTTCCCTTCTTGAACTGGTGAGCGACCGTGCCCATGAGTTGAGTATGACGGTTACTAAGCTCTCTGCCTTGGGTTTGAGAGAAAGTTTGCTTGCCTATCTGCAGAACCTGTCGGTAATCCAAGGAAGCAATACAGTTGTCCTACCAACTTCAAAGAAAGAACTTGCAGAGCGGTTGGGATTCGCCCGTACCTCGCTCAGCCGGGAGCTGGCATCCTTGGTGGAGGAAGGCCTGCTTAGTTATTCAGGGCGAAGGGTGGTGCTTCACATTTCTTCACAGAATTAA
- a CDS encoding carbohydrate ABC transporter permease, protein MAYLKRKQVDKILNYIILIAIGIVMVYPFLWLIGSSFKTSYEIFADLSVIPKNPTLNGYKNGWRAAGASTFLTFFKNTYVYVVLKVLATALSAVVVGYGFSRFDFPYKKSMFSVLIATLLFPMTVVLVPSYIMFSKIGWVDSYTPLILPSLFAADTYFVFLMVQFFRSLPRDMDEAAIIDGCGPVRRLIYILVPLLKPAIVTVMLFQFIWTGNDFLGPMIYLSSEHLFPVSIGLKISMDTSSGMISWENTMAMSVLAILPPLILYMFAQRNFVEGISTTGLKG, encoded by the coding sequence ATGGCATACTTAAAAAGAAAGCAAGTAGATAAAATTTTGAACTATATTATTTTAATTGCAATTGGAATAGTGATGGTTTATCCCTTCCTCTGGTTGATAGGATCATCATTTAAGACCTCCTATGAGATTTTTGCCGACCTTTCAGTAATACCAAAAAATCCTACTTTGAATGGTTATAAAAATGGATGGAGGGCAGCAGGTGCATCGACATTCTTGACATTTTTCAAAAACACTTACGTTTATGTGGTACTAAAAGTTTTGGCCACAGCTTTATCAGCTGTTGTTGTAGGATATGGGTTTTCCCGATTTGATTTTCCCTATAAAAAATCAATGTTTTCTGTTTTAATTGCTACGTTGTTATTCCCGATGACCGTTGTTCTCGTTCCTTCCTATATAATGTTCTCAAAAATTGGATGGGTAGATTCATATACTCCATTGATTCTACCTTCCTTGTTTGCTGCAGATACCTATTTTGTGTTTCTTATGGTGCAGTTTTTTCGATCCCTTCCCCGTGATATGGACGAAGCAGCAATCATCGATGGCTGTGGGCCAGTACGACGGCTTATTTATATACTTGTTCCTTTATTGAAACCTGCAATAGTAACTGTAATGTTGTTTCAGTTTATCTGGACAGGTAATGACTTTCTTGGTCCAATGATTTATCTCTCATCAGAACATCTCTTTCCAGTATCAATTGGATTGAAGATATCCATGGATACTTCTTCTGGAATGATTTCATGGGAGAACACGATGGCGATGTCAGTGTTGGCAATATTGCCACCTCTGATTCTATACATGTTTGCGCAAAGGAATTTTGTGGAAGGTATTTCCACAACAGGTTTAAAAGGATGA
- a CDS encoding FadR/GntR family transcriptional regulator, with the protein MQQIQDLIDEKQLKPGDRLPSERDLATALSVSRASVRQAITALATKGLLTVQQGDGTYVTTPSMKADALEALSEQLVDQQISPNEIVETRLLIECECARLCAMRATPEICDQLESLLEHNREARGERASLETMNRDLHDMIALGAQNKALQRIMSDIWTLMNENMWYFLKQKSNDRDMVVEKHLRQHREIVEAIKAHDPQLAKKKMREHLTDIDSSLNTLIS; encoded by the coding sequence ATGCAACAAATTCAGGATTTGATTGACGAGAAACAGCTCAAACCTGGTGATCGTCTTCCTTCAGAACGTGATTTAGCAACAGCCCTTTCCGTGAGTAGAGCTTCTGTAAGACAAGCAATTACTGCTTTAGCAACAAAAGGTCTTCTTACAGTGCAACAGGGGGATGGTACCTATGTAACAACACCTTCTATGAAAGCTGATGCTTTGGAAGCATTGAGTGAGCAGCTGGTTGATCAACAAATAAGCCCAAATGAAATAGTAGAAACTCGACTATTGATCGAATGTGAGTGTGCCCGATTGTGTGCAATGCGTGCTACTCCCGAGATTTGTGATCAATTGGAGTCCTTATTGGAGCATAATCGTGAGGCACGTGGTGAACGCGCATCTTTGGAAACGATGAACAGGGATTTGCATGATATGATCGCCCTTGGTGCCCAGAATAAAGCATTACAGCGGATTATGTCAGATATTTGGACTCTCATGAATGAGAATATGTGGTATTTCTTAAAACAAAAAAGCAATGATAGGGATATGGTGGTTGAAAAGCATTTGCGGCAGCATAGAGAAATTGTCGAGGCAATTAAAGCACATGACCCACAACTTGCAAAGAAAAAGATGAGAGAGCATCTAACTGATATTGATAGTTCGTTGAATACGCTAATATCGTAA
- a CDS encoding GNAT family N-acetyltransferase, whose product MIIERAKPSDYQELKQLWLIVFDEEPTFLEHFFATRISYQNIFVARKDDKLVSALHALPLYYHKQGEEHPTSYIVGAATYREYRRQGIMGKLLEATREAYDHPITLFPAVRPFYEANGYFTTSSVLSFSLEAENRERENLAVQYTFHDLDAIYRKATSEEGALLRDNEAWSFLTEGYEVLSVEGSYAFISEGKAVETMVLSSDAASSMLSLLKGRGITEVRTLDSSPLANLIGREKGVPIPMGMSTSKELQGVYIAEQY is encoded by the coding sequence ATGATCATAGAACGTGCAAAACCCAGTGACTACCAGGAACTCAAGCAACTCTGGCTCATCGTATTTGATGAAGAGCCAACCTTCCTGGAGCACTTTTTTGCAACGCGAATCTCCTATCAGAACATCTTTGTCGCTCGAAAGGACGACAAGCTGGTCAGTGCACTGCATGCACTCCCCCTGTATTATCACAAACAGGGGGAGGAACATCCAACAAGCTACATCGTTGGGGCTGCGACCTACAGGGAGTACCGAAGACAGGGAATCATGGGAAAACTCCTGGAAGCAACCAGGGAAGCCTATGACCACCCCATCACACTCTTTCCTGCTGTCAGGCCTTTCTATGAAGCAAATGGCTATTTCACCACCTCCAGTGTACTCTCCTTCTCCCTTGAAGCAGAAAACAGGGAGAGAGAGAATCTTGCTGTCCAATATACCTTCCATGACCTGGATGCAATCTACCGAAAAGCTACCAGTGAAGAGGGTGCCCTCCTACGTGATAACGAGGCATGGTCCTTCCTCACCGAAGGTTATGAAGTGCTCTCAGTGGAGGGTAGTTACGCCTTTATCAGCGAGGGAAAGGCTGTAGAGACCATGGTCCTGAGCAGTGATGCTGCTTCCAGCATGCTCTCACTTCTTAAAGGAAGAGGGATCACTGAGGTACGTACGCTCGACTCCTCCCCACTTGCCAACTTAATTGGAAGAGAAAAAGGAGTGCCCATCCCGATGGGGATGAGCACCTCAAAAGAACTACAAGGTGTGTATATAGCTGAGCAGTATTAA
- a CDS encoding phosphatidylglycerol lysyltransferase domain-containing protein: MLEFYTPSPADKHLFPDHSKHLAYEYYYSYVALWADAIGITICKTDTALYMHLEEDDCFLLPITDDLPSAMKELEEHCRETGQRFLLECVPTKEAEQLKAMGYQTEHVRNLDDYLYESEKLIKLSGKKLQSKRNHINQFEKHYTYSVRPLNTKELRDECYKMASTTWLDGKDCTTKEIRDELGALKRALDGWDELNFKGILVCVDHNLTAFTIGEIIDEEMAIVHFEKADTSYKGIYSVINQLFVSEYLSDVHYVNRQEDAGIAGLRKAKLSYKPDLMVEKYRVTKQP, translated from the coding sequence ATGTTAGAATTCTATACACCGTCCCCCGCGGACAAACACCTGTTTCCTGATCACAGCAAGCACCTTGCCTATGAATATTACTACTCATATGTTGCACTCTGGGCAGATGCAATTGGCATCACTATCTGCAAGACTGATACTGCCTTGTATATGCATCTTGAAGAGGACGATTGTTTCCTGCTTCCCATCACCGACGACCTTCCTTCCGCAATGAAGGAACTTGAAGAACACTGCAGGGAAACTGGACAACGCTTTCTCCTGGAATGTGTACCCACCAAAGAAGCTGAACAGCTGAAAGCGATGGGTTACCAGACTGAGCATGTCAGGAACCTTGATGACTATCTTTACGAGAGTGAAAAACTCATCAAGCTCTCTGGCAAGAAGTTGCAGAGTAAGCGCAATCATATCAACCAATTTGAGAAGCACTACACCTATTCAGTACGCCCCCTGAACACCAAGGAACTACGTGATGAGTGTTACAAGATGGCTTCCACCACCTGGCTTGACGGTAAGGATTGCACGACCAAGGAAATCAGAGATGAACTGGGAGCACTCAAACGAGCTCTCGATGGTTGGGATGAACTCAATTTCAAAGGGATACTTGTCTGTGTAGACCACAACCTCACCGCATTTACCATCGGGGAAATCATCGATGAGGAAATGGCTATCGTACACTTTGAGAAGGCCGATACTTCCTACAAGGGAATCTACTCAGTCATCAACCAGCTCTTCGTCAGTGAATATCTCTCGGATGTTCACTATGTGAACAGACAAGAGGATGCCGGCATTGCTGGGCTCAGGAAAGCAAAGCTCTCCTACAAACCCGACCTTATGGTTGAGAAGTACCGGGTGACAAAGCAACCATGA